In Dioscorea cayenensis subsp. rotundata cultivar TDr96_F1 chromosome 26, TDr96_F1_v2_PseudoChromosome.rev07_lg8_w22 25.fasta, whole genome shotgun sequence, the following proteins share a genomic window:
- the LOC120253042 gene encoding probable WRKY transcription factor 75 codes for MSSYSPLLSSNSNSSDNDQHDDMDFVIEDYLNFTGDDEENGCVLPSPELHQKPLLRANTAPVHATYTFNSTKDLVNNTASRGGRMKMAFKTKSEHEILDDGYKWRKYGKKMVKDSPNPRNYYRCSYTGCDVKKRVERLREDPSYVITTYEGVHNHLAPSASTVKQIQSSYSLPAHGFST; via the exons ATGTCTTCTTACTCTCCTTTATTATCATCAAATTCAAATTCTTCGGACAATGACCAACACGATGATATGGATTTCGTGATAGAAGACTACCTGAACTTTACTGGAGACGATGAAGAGAACGGATGCGTATTGCCATCTCCAGAGCTCCACCAGAAACCTTTGCTCCGAGCAAACACTGCTCCTGTTCATGCAACCTACACTTTTAATTCTACCAA GGATTTGGTAAACAATACAGCATCAAGAGGAGGAAGGATGAAAATGGCATTCAAGACCAAATCAGAACATGAGATATTAGATGATGGATACAAATGGAGAAAATACGGGAAGAAGATGGTGAAGGACAGCCCAAATCCAAG GAATTACTATAGATGCTCGTACACTGGATGCGATGTGAAGAAGAGAGTAGAGAGACTGAGAGAAGATCCGAGCTATGTGATAACAACATATGAAGGTGTTCATAACCATCTAGCTCCTTCAGCTTCTACAGTTAAACAAATTCAGAGTTCGTATTCACTACCAGCTCATGGCTTCTCTACATGA
- the LOC120253049 gene encoding uncharacterized protein At4g33100, which produces MVIDSKSRASASPTSACAQLRAAYNDCFNRWYSEKFAKGQWDKLECVSEWDKYRACLAQHLEDQHLRSLLLEPEASVYSIKDDTNC; this is translated from the exons ATGGTGATCGATAGCAAGAGTAGGGCATCAGCTTCTCCGACTTCCGCTTGTGCTCAACTTCGAGCTGCCTACAATGATTGCTTCAATCG ATGGTACTCGGAGAAGTTCGCAAAGGGGCAGTGGGACAAGCTGGAGTGTGTTTCCGAGTGGGACAAGTACCGAGCCTGCCTTGCT CAACATTTAGAAGACCAACACTTGAGGTCTTTGTTACTGGAACCTGAAGCATCTGTATATTCTATTAAGGATGATACTAACTGCTGA
- the LOC120253041 gene encoding protein PLASTID MOVEMENT IMPAIRED 1-RELATED 1 — MLGKPLPGKKTSSATAGTTTAAGDARFLHEIEALSKALSLDPKSHRRSLPSSSSSRSVSAGRSHPSKPSKKSSSSSSSSSSIWNWKPFRALSHIGRHRFDCLFTLHVHSIDAIPQSLAGAGLAVNWRRTTDPSASAACTRTARAFHSVAEFDETLTHICSVYASRGSGGSAKYEARHVLIYVAVNDAPGLDLGRHLVDLTRILPLSLEELAEEKASGRWSTSFKLSGKAKGAVLNVSLGYSFVRNQSKPEPEKKVPEILNASVNQQNSMGAVRDDDDHDPSPMEDVKVLHAVLPSSHSDVSGHADVHKELVAKLESLEVDFIVDQEKDSPELKVCTLPAFEKEMEKEEVDEPPEFMVVEQGVELAERELECHEVDIAQVAVKPEKEVDGALSGEQSTGESKCALLPEGLMIEDLESSVLDNLSALESEDCLVTPSSKELSYNEAKSNYKSGGPRSKSLSLDDATDSVAAEFLTLLGIEHSPFGVSSDSDPESPRERLWKQFKMESLADGDGIFGLDIGVGKELGFEEYSEDIDLSSIVLEAETELQKATQAMDSKSRAKMMEDAETEALMRQWGLNEMAFQHSPPGSRSGFGSPISLPPEKPIELPPLGEGLGPFLQTKDGGFLRSMSPSLFRNAKNNGGLVMQVSSPLVVPAEMGSGIMDILQNLASVGIEKLSMQASKLMPLEDITGKTMHQVAWEAAPTLEWGERQDLLQCMEPEVSVGNGRARKKGKGLDLASSVMGEAESEYVSLEDLAPLAMDKIEALSIEGLRIQSGMSDEEAPSNIRAQSIGEISALQGKDAKNNLSLGLEGAGGLQLLDVRDNGDEVDGLMGLSITLDEWMKLDSGIVEEDQISDRTSKILAAHHANPMELVTGVSKGERKGGKRSGKRWGLLGNNFTVALMVQLRDPLRNYEPVGTPMLALIQVERIFVPPKPKIYGNVSDKGNSEIDDELETKPEAVKEDKKEEEETIPQFKITEVHVAGLKTEPAKKKVWGTPSQQQSGSRWLLASGMGKSNKHPFMKSKTVTKTSQATTTVQPGESLWSISSRVHGTGAKWKELAALNPHIRNPNVIFPNETIRLR; from the exons ATGCTCGGAAAACCACTTCccggaaagaaaacatcttCAGCAACCGCCGGCACCACCACCGCCGCCGGCGACGCTCGCTTCCTCCATGAAATCGAAGCCCTAAGCAAAGCCCTCTCCCTCGATCCCAAGTCCCATCGTCGTTCtctcccctcctcctcctcctcccgcTCCGTCTCCGCTGGCCGCTCTCACCCCTCCAAACCTTCGAAGAAATCCTCCTcctcgtcgtcgtcgtcgtcttCGATCTGGAACTGGAAGCCCTTCCGAGCGCTGTCCCATATCGGGCGTCATCGATTCGATTGCTTGTTCACTCTCCACGTTCACTCCATCGATGCCATCCCTCAATCCCTTGCTGGCGCTGGCCTCGCCGTCAACTGGCGGCGCACCACCGACCCCTCTGCCTCCGCCGCGTGCACACGCACCGCTCGTGCCTTCCACTCTGTCGCCGAGTTCGATGAAACCCTTACCCATATTTGCTCTGTTTACGCCTCTCGCGGCAGCGGCGGCTCGGCCAAATACGAGGCGCGGCACGTCCTGATTTACGTTGCTGTGAATGATGCTCCCGGGCTGGACCTCGGACGGCACCTCGTGGATCTCACCCGCATCTTGCCGCTGTCATTGGAGGAGCTCGCGGAGGAGAAGGCGTCGGGGAGGTGGAGCACTAGCTTTAAGCTTTCTGGGAAGGCAAAGGGGGCTGTGCTCAATGTGAGCTTGGGATACTCTTTTGTGAGGAATCAATCCAAGCCAGAGCCGGAGAAGAAGGTTCCCGAGATTCTGAATGCCAGTGTTAATCAGCAGAACTCCATGGGCGCCGTGAGAGACGATGATGACCATGATCCAAGCCCTATGGAGGATGTGAAGGTGCTGCATGCTGTGTTGCCGAGTTCTCATTCGGATGTCTCCGGCCATGCTGATGTTCATAAGGAATTGGTCGCCAAGTTGGAGTCTTTGGAggttgatttcattgttgatcaAGAGAAGGACTCGCCTGAACTGAAGGTTTGCACATTGCCTGCGTTTGAAAAGGAAATGGAGAAGGAGGAGGTTGATGAACCCCCCGAATTCATGGTTGTTGAACAGGGAGTGGAACTGGCAGAACGGGAGCTTGAATGCCATGAAGTTGATATTGCTCAAGTTGCTGTAAAGCCTGAGAAAGAAGTAGATGGAGCTCTATCTGGTGAACAGAGCACCGGAGAGAGCAAATGTGCTTTGTTGCCTGAGGGGTTGATGATAGAGGATTTAGAATCATCTgtattggataacctctcagcGCTTGAATCTGAGGATTGTTTGGTTACTCCATCATCAAAGGAACTCAGCTATAATGAGGCGAAATCAAATTATAAGTCAGGAGGGCCGAGGAGCAAATCACTTAGCCTGGATGATGCCACAGATTCAGTAGCTGCTGAGTTCTTGACATTGCTTGGTATAGAGCATAGTCCGTTTGGTGTGAGCTCAGATAGTGATCCTGAATCACCGAGGGAACGTCTTTGGAAACAATTCAAGATGGAATCTTTAGCAGATGGTGATGGGATTTTTGGGCTTGACATTGGAGTAGGGAAGGAGTTGGGTTTTGAGGAGTACTCAGAGGATATTGATCTCTCTTCGATAGTACTTGAAGCTGAGACAGAGCTTCAGAAGGCGACACAGGCAATGGACAGCAAGTCAAGGGCCAAAATGATGGAGGATGCGGAGACAGAAGCTTTGATGCGTCAGTGGGGCTTGAATGAGATGGCTTTTCAACACTCACCTCCAGGGAGCAGGAGTGGATTTGGTAGTCCTATTTCCCTTCCGCCTGAGAAACCGATCGAGTTGCCACCTCTTGGTGAGGGTCTGGGACCATTTCTCCAAACTAAGGACGGGGGATTTCTGCGATCAATGAGCCCATCTCTTTTCAGGAATGCCAAGAACAATGGAGGTCTGGTCATGCAGGTTTCAAGTCCTCTTGTCGTGCCAGCAGAGATGGGTTCTGGCATCATGGACATTTTGCAGAACTTGGCTTCAGTTGGAATTGAAAAGCTATCGATGCAAGCAAGCAAGCTGATGCCTTTGGAAGATATCACAGGAAAGACAATGCACCAGGTAGCATGGGAAGCTGCACCAACTCTCGAGTGGGGTGAGAG GCAGGATTTGTTGCAATGCATGGAACCAGAAGTGAGTGTAGGAAATGGCAGGGCTAGAAAGAAAGGTAAGGGCCTGGACTTAGCTTCGTCAGTTATGGGGGAAGCGGAATCAGAGTATGTTTCATTGGAAGATCTTGCTCCATTGGCAATGGATAAAATTGAAGCCCTGTCAATTGAGGGGTTGAGAATACAATCTGGTATGTCAGATGAAGAGGCTCCATCAAATATCCGCGCTCAATCCATCGGGGAAATATCAGCATTGCAAGGGAAAGATGCCAAGAACAATTTGTCACTAGGCTTAGAGGGTGCCGGTGGATTGCAGCTGTTGGATGTTAGAGACAATGGAGATGAGGTAGATGGGCTGATGGGTTTATCTATCACACTGGATGAGTGGATGAAGCTAGATTCTGGAATAGTCGAAGAAGACCAGATAAGTGATAGGACATCGAAAATTCTTGCTGCTCACCATGCTAATCCGATGGAACTGGTTACTGGAGTATCAAAGGGGGAAAGGAAAGGGGGCAAGCGATCAGGTAAAAGGTGGGGATTGCTTGGGAATAACTTCACGGTTGCTTTGATGGTGCAGCTTCGGGATCCTTTGCGGAACTACGAACCAGTTGGAACACCAATGCTTGCTTTGATTCAAGTGGAGCGAATTTTTGTTCCTCCAAAGCCTAAAATATATGGTAATGTTTCTGATAAGGGGAATAGTGAAATCGATGATGAGCTCGAGACTAAACCTGAAGCAGTGAAAGAAGACAAGAAAGAGGAGGAAGAAACCATCCCGCAGTTCAAGATAACAGAAGTTCATGTTGCTGGTTTGAAGACAGAACCTGCCAAAAAGAAGGTTTGGGGCACTCCTTCTCAGCAACAGTCAGGATCAAGATGGTTACTTGCTAGTGGAATGGGAAAAAGCAATAAGCATCCTTTTATGAAATCAAAAACTGTCACTAAAACTTCTCAAGCAACTACAACAGTTCAGCCTGGGGAATCTCTCTGGAGCATTTCTTCACGAGTTCATGGCACTGGGGCCAAATGGAAGGAATTGGCTGCGCTTAACCCTCACATAAGAAATCCAAATGTCATATTCCCCAATGAGACCATCAGATTGCGATGA